Proteins encoded in a region of the Haloarcula sp. CBA1129 genome:
- a CDS encoding transposase, with product MTDGETILCIDESPYRHVPVTSERWAKEDSYPTISPVRSDWRKVSAIGAVALRLEEDDALQTRVFFRLHPDENVTSNLIRDFLHQVRLQLDGQMTVLWDRASVHTANRIERFFERFDRMDEIRLPTACPGLNPCEGVWDWSKLNDMGNVTPRGFEELISRTRSSLTKLQHRDHIHRWCYH from the coding sequence CTGACCGACGGCGAGACAATTCTTTGTATCGACGAATCGCCTTACCGTCACGTCCCAGTGACGAGCGAGCGATGGGCCAAAGAAGACTCGTATCCGACCATTTCGCCAGTCCGGAGCGACTGGCGAAAGGTCTCTGCTATCGGTGCAGTTGCACTTCGACTCGAAGAGGATGACGCACTTCAGACGAGGGTGTTCTTTCGGCTCCATCCGGATGAGAACGTGACAAGCAACCTGATTCGTGATTTTCTCCATCAGGTGCGACTGCAACTGGACGGACAGATGACGGTCCTGTGGGACCGTGCATCTGTCCATACGGCGAACAGAATAGAGCGATTCTTTGAGCGATTCGACCGGATGGACGAGATCCGCTTACCCACGGCGTGTCCTGGGCTGAACCCGTGTGAAGGAGTCTGGGACTGGTCAAAACTGAACGACATGGGGAACGTCACTCCTCGAGGATTCGAGGAGTTGATTTCTCGGACACGCTCCTCCCTTACGAAACTCCAGCATCGTGACCACATCCACCGGTGGTGCTACCACTAG